In one Zobellia galactanivorans genomic region, the following are encoded:
- the atpH gene encoding ATP synthase F1 subunit delta: MSDSRAAIRYAKAVLDLAVQNKATDAVEKDMRSVVATIADSKELRAMLASPVVNGETKKKALAAVFDGSDQITLGLINTLAANKRISILNEVALKYIILNEDLKGEGVAYVTTAVPLSADLEKKVLKQLAQITGNEVTIENKIDESIIGGFVLRVGDLQYDASISNKLNNLKREFSSSL, encoded by the coding sequence ATGAGCGATTCTAGAGCAGCAATACGTTACGCAAAGGCGGTTTTAGACCTAGCGGTACAGAACAAGGCCACGGATGCAGTCGAGAAAGACATGCGTTCGGTTGTGGCAACGATTGCCGATAGTAAAGAGTTGAGAGCCATGTTGGCCAGCCCTGTAGTGAACGGGGAGACCAAAAAGAAAGCCTTGGCGGCCGTGTTCGACGGTAGTGACCAGATTACCTTGGGTTTGATCAATACACTTGCCGCGAACAAACGGATATCTATTTTGAACGAGGTTGCCTTAAAGTACATCATTCTTAACGAAGATTTAAAAGGTGAGGGTGTTGCGTATGTTACCACAGCCGTTCCTTTAAGCGCCGACCTTGAGAAGAAGGTGCTTAAGCAATTAGCTCAGATTACCGGTAATGAGGTAACCATCGAAAACAAAATCGATGAAAGTATTATTGGAGGATTTGTTTTACGTGTTGGCGATTTGCAGTATGATGCCAGCATTTCTAATAAATTGAATAATTTAAAAAGAGAGTTTTCAAGTAGTTTATAA
- the dut gene encoding dUTP diphosphatase: MQIKIINKSQHELPHYETGASAGMDLRANISESVTLQPLGRAIIKTGLFIELPVGFEAQVRPRSGLAAKKGITVLNAPGTVDADYRGEIGVILVNLSNESFTVENGERIAQLVIAKHERAEWEEVKELSETARGEGGFGSTGVK; this comes from the coding sequence ATGCAAATAAAGATCATCAACAAATCGCAGCACGAACTTCCCCATTACGAAACGGGAGCGTCTGCGGGAATGGACCTAAGAGCCAATATTTCCGAATCGGTAACGTTACAACCTCTAGGGCGCGCCATTATTAAAACGGGACTATTTATAGAGCTTCCGGTCGGTTTTGAGGCCCAAGTGAGGCCAAGGAGTGGCTTGGCCGCTAAAAAAGGAATTACCGTATTGAATGCCCCGGGCACGGTAGATGCCGACTATCGTGGTGAAATTGGTGTGATCTTGGTCAACCTTTCCAACGAAAGCTTTACCGTGGAAAATGGTGAACGTATCGCGCAATTGGTAATTGCCAAACACGAACGCGCCGAATGGGAGGAAGTAAAAGAATTATCGGAAACCGCCAGAGGTGAGGGTGGATTCGGAAGTACCGGTGTTAAATAG
- a CDS encoding murein hydrolase activator EnvC family protein: MRGNKYFLVIFLGFCLFGWSTLCAQSEEQEALEAKREQLQKEIEQINYLLFDQKKKKGNVLDQMEALDNKIKVRQKLIDVTNQQSNLLNKKINDNIRVITKLREELEALKDDYAMMIQKGYQSKIQQSKLMFLLSSENFYQAFKRMQYIKQYTEFRRKQGEKIVVKTEELGKLNAGLTIQRKEKERLVAENLKAKKAMTAEKKAHQELLGSIRKSETKYAAQIRDKQNQAKQIDRQIERLIREAIAASNKDSGKKSDDPSKFLLTPEAAIVANSFTANKGRLIWPVEKGFKSQGFGVYADAIYPGIKHQSNGVIITTDQGAKARAIFRGEVIAILSIPGGNKAVQLKHGNFISTYYNLSKLYVKKGDRVEAKTELGEIYTNRSNGQTKLKFYLHQNTSKLNPEEWVYQL; encoded by the coding sequence ATGCGCGGTAATAAGTACTTTCTTGTTATTTTTCTTGGTTTCTGTTTATTTGGATGGAGCACGCTTTGTGCCCAAAGCGAAGAGCAGGAGGCCTTAGAGGCCAAACGCGAACAGTTGCAAAAGGAAATAGAGCAGATCAATTACTTGCTTTTTGACCAAAAGAAGAAAAAAGGCAATGTTCTCGATCAAATGGAAGCCCTTGACAATAAGATAAAGGTGCGCCAAAAGCTTATCGATGTTACCAATCAACAATCGAATTTGCTGAACAAGAAAATCAATGATAATATTCGTGTCATTACCAAATTGAGGGAAGAATTGGAAGCGCTCAAGGATGATTACGCCATGATGATACAAAAGGGGTATCAGAGTAAGATCCAGCAGAGTAAATTAATGTTCCTTCTTTCCTCCGAAAATTTTTATCAAGCCTTTAAGCGGATGCAGTATATCAAGCAATACACCGAGTTTAGGCGTAAACAGGGGGAGAAAATTGTGGTCAAGACCGAAGAGTTGGGCAAGCTTAATGCGGGACTTACCATACAACGAAAAGAAAAGGAACGTTTGGTGGCCGAGAACTTGAAGGCAAAGAAGGCCATGACTGCCGAAAAGAAGGCCCACCAAGAACTTTTGGGGTCTATTCGTAAGAGTGAGACCAAATATGCGGCCCAAATACGCGATAAACAAAATCAAGCCAAGCAAATCGATCGTCAAATCGAACGTTTGATCCGTGAGGCCATCGCCGCGTCGAACAAAGACAGCGGAAAGAAAAGTGATGATCCGAGTAAATTCTTATTGACGCCGGAGGCCGCTATTGTTGCCAATAGTTTTACCGCCAATAAGGGCCGTTTGATATGGCCGGTGGAGAAAGGGTTTAAGAGCCAAGGTTTCGGTGTTTATGCCGATGCCATTTACCCGGGAATAAAACACCAGAGTAACGGGGTCATCATAACTACCGACCAAGGGGCGAAGGCGAGGGCTATTTTTAGGGGAGAGGTTATAGCCATTCTGTCTATACCGGGGGGGAATAAGGCCGTGCAATTGAAGCATGGTAACTTTATCAGTACCTATTATAACCTTTCCAAACTCTATGTTAAGAAGGGAGATCGCGTTGAAGCCAAAACCGAATTGGGCGAGATTTATACCAATCGGTCTAACGGACAGACCAAATTGAAGTTTTACTTACACCAGAACACTTCCAAGCTCAATCCAGAGGAGTGGGTGTATCAATTATAG
- the atpG gene encoding ATP synthase F1 subunit gamma, producing MANLKEIRNRIASVSSTMQITSAMKMVSAAKLKKAQDAITAMRPYADKLTELLQGLSASLDADSGSKYADNREVKKVLVVAITSNRGLAGAFNSNILKQCTVLINETYAGKEVDFVAIGKKANDFLTKRSKVIANHSSLYEDLTFDKVSVIAEDLMEQFTSGNYDRIDIVYNKFKNAATQIVMTEQFLPIVPMAGAENLSTDYVFEPSKMEIVEQLIPKSLKTQLYKGIRDSFASEHGARMTAMHKATDNATELRDQLKLTYNKARQAAITNEILEIVGGAEALNN from the coding sequence ATGGCGAACTTAAAGGAAATACGAAACAGAATAGCATCGGTATCATCGACCATGCAGATTACCAGTGCCATGAAAATGGTATCGGCTGCAAAGTTGAAGAAAGCACAAGACGCCATTACTGCAATGCGACCTTATGCCGATAAGCTTACCGAGTTGTTACAAGGTCTAAGTGCAAGTTTAGATGCCGATTCTGGTAGTAAATATGCCGATAATAGAGAGGTGAAGAAAGTTTTGGTAGTAGCTATTACTTCCAATAGGGGCTTGGCCGGTGCCTTTAACTCTAATATCTTAAAACAGTGTACGGTTTTGATTAACGAAACCTATGCCGGTAAAGAGGTTGATTTTGTTGCCATTGGTAAGAAGGCCAACGATTTCCTGACCAAAAGATCTAAAGTAATTGCCAATCATAGTAGCCTTTACGAAGATTTGACATTCGATAAGGTATCGGTTATTGCCGAAGATTTAATGGAGCAATTCACTTCAGGTAATTATGATCGTATCGATATCGTATATAACAAATTCAAGAATGCCGCTACGCAGATTGTAATGACCGAGCAGTTTTTGCCGATCGTTCCTATGGCCGGTGCGGAAAACTTGAGCACCGACTACGTTTTTGAGCCATCAAAAATGGAAATCGTAGAGCAGTTGATACCTAAGTCGTTAAAGACACAATTGTACAAAGGTATTCGTGATTCCTTTGCCAGTGAGCACGGGGCCCGAATGACAGCAATGCACAAGGCTACCGATAACGCTACGGAATTGAGGGACCAATTGAAATTAACTTATAATAAGGCTAGACAGGCTGCCATTACCAACGAGATCTTAGAGATCGTAGGTGGTGCGGAAGCCTTGAACAATTAG
- a CDS encoding lipopolysaccharide biosynthesis protein, whose translation MNPLKKLFKQTAIYGLATVLPRMISFFLVRVHTDAMPPEIYGELAVIFAYFAMFNVVLAYGMETAFFRFYSKSDDKETVISTSLISILASTMLFMVVSLIFQDGMARLLSIDPKYIKYVVFILSLDALVIIPFAWLRANERPLRYAVVKILNVVINFGLNVFFLLLLPGIAASNPDGLLAALYRPNFQISYIIIANLCASGVTLLLMLKPYLISRYTFDDKLWKQMMKYAIPVLIAGVAFTINEVFDRVMLEALLPEEIANKEVGMYNACVKLALFMTLFSTAFRMGIEPFFFSHAGTANPQKAYAQITNYFVVLGSVILLGVVVFADVLKVLFVKNPAYWEAMSVVPIILLASFFLGIYHNLSVWYKVTDKTRYGAFISVFGALITIVVNYIFIPYIGYMASAIATLMAYGSMMVLSYYLGKSRYPVPYNFRKIVFYLGVSILFSILSFYIFDRNLIVGSILFLLFLGLVYKLEKDTLTQIFLRQKN comes from the coding sequence TTGAATCCGCTTAAAAAATTGTTCAAGCAAACGGCTATCTACGGTCTGGCCACTGTATTGCCCAGAATGATTTCCTTCTTTTTGGTCAGGGTGCATACCGATGCCATGCCCCCGGAAATATATGGCGAGCTAGCAGTGATTTTTGCCTATTTCGCCATGTTCAATGTGGTCTTGGCCTATGGAATGGAAACGGCGTTTTTTAGGTTTTACAGCAAATCGGACGATAAAGAGACGGTAATTTCTACCTCCTTGATTTCTATTTTGGCCTCCACTATGCTCTTTATGGTGGTTTCCCTGATTTTTCAAGACGGAATGGCCCGGCTTTTGAGCATAGATCCAAAGTACATTAAGTACGTGGTGTTCATCCTTTCTTTAGATGCCTTGGTCATTATACCCTTTGCGTGGTTGAGGGCCAATGAAAGGCCGTTAAGGTATGCCGTGGTCAAGATTTTGAACGTGGTCATCAATTTTGGGCTCAATGTGTTCTTCTTACTGCTGTTACCGGGTATTGCCGCAAGTAATCCAGATGGACTTCTAGCCGCCTTGTACAGGCCCAATTTTCAAATTTCGTATATCATCATAGCCAACCTTTGCGCCAGTGGCGTTACGCTCTTATTGATGCTGAAACCCTATTTGATCAGTCGCTATACTTTTGATGACAAGCTTTGGAAGCAAATGATGAAATATGCGATTCCCGTACTGATTGCGGGCGTGGCCTTCACCATTAACGAAGTTTTTGATAGGGTAATGCTCGAAGCGCTCTTGCCTGAGGAAATTGCCAATAAAGAGGTGGGCATGTACAACGCCTGTGTAAAGCTAGCCTTGTTCATGACCTTGTTTTCTACTGCCTTCCGTATGGGGATAGAGCCGTTCTTTTTTAGTCATGCGGGTACGGCAAACCCGCAAAAGGCCTATGCGCAGATCACCAATTATTTTGTGGTATTGGGTAGTGTGATCTTATTGGGGGTCGTCGTTTTCGCCGATGTACTCAAGGTGCTTTTTGTTAAAAACCCGGCGTATTGGGAAGCCATGTCCGTCGTGCCTATCATACTTTTGGCCAGTTTCTTTCTTGGAATCTACCACAACCTATCGGTTTGGTACAAGGTGACCGATAAAACACGCTACGGAGCGTTTATTTCTGTTTTCGGGGCACTTATAACCATCGTCGTAAACTATATTTTTATCCCTTATATCGGTTATATGGCCAGTGCCATTGCAACGCTCATGGCCTATGGTAGTATGATGGTGCTATCGTACTATTTGGGAAAATCGCGCTATCCGGTGCCGTACAATTTTAGAAAAATTGTTTTCTATCTGGGGGTTTCCATTCTCTTTTCTATACTGTCCTTTTATATTTTCGATAGGAACTTAATTGTGGGGAGTATCTTATTTTTGTTGTTCCTGGGGTTGGTGTATAAGCTTGAAAAGGATACATTGACACAGATTTTCCTTAGACAGAAGAATTAA
- a CDS encoding F0F1 ATP synthase subunit B — translation METLINDFSPGLFVVQTILLLGLIFLLVKFAWKPILTSLNEREEGIKGALDAAEKARAEMQNLQADNDKLLKEARAEREAMLKEAREIKEKMIADSKEQAKVEGDKMLKQAQAAIESEKKAAVADIKNQVAELSVEIAEKVLKEQLSNKDQQLKLVESMLGDVKLN, via the coding sequence ATGGAAACTTTAATAAACGATTTCTCACCAGGCCTTTTCGTAGTTCAGACGATATTATTATTAGGTTTGATATTCCTATTGGTGAAATTTGCCTGGAAACCGATTTTGACTTCATTGAACGAACGTGAAGAAGGAATCAAGGGTGCATTGGACGCCGCTGAAAAAGCCCGTGCCGAAATGCAGAACCTTCAGGCCGATAACGATAAGTTGTTGAAGGAAGCCCGTGCGGAGCGCGAGGCAATGTTGAAGGAAGCCCGTGAGATTAAAGAGAAAATGATCGCGGATTCTAAGGAGCAGGCCAAGGTGGAAGGCGACAAAATGTTGAAGCAGGCCCAAGCCGCTATCGAGAGTGAGAAGAAAGCCGCTGTAGCCGACATCAAAAACCAAGTGGCCGAACTTTCTGTAGAGATTGCAGAGAAGGTGTTGAAAGAGCAACTATCCAACAAAGACCAGCAATTGAAATTGGTGGAAAGTATGTTGGGCGATGTTAAATTGAATTAA
- a CDS encoding DUF4292 domain-containing protein — MALPLRIVLRLMALVVLSLSLSCKSNKVLADGKVDGNLSAKAIVKNHYANTTDFNTLSGKMRIDYSDGESTQGVSVSLRMEKDKAIWMSAPLGMVKAYITPGRVTFYNKLQNEYFDGDFAYLSKFLGTELDFEQVQNLLMGQALFNLKEAKYDATVVNGDYQLKPKKAMELFKVVFQIEPKNFKMASQQLSQPLKKRLLQVNYTDYQKIGKYILPQRIAVAAIEGADRNTVDIEYRNIEFDQPMNFPYKIPKGFKEITLTDDAR; from the coding sequence ATGGCCTTACCATTGCGAATTGTCTTGCGCTTGATGGCGCTTGTTGTACTATCCCTTTCTCTTTCCTGTAAGTCGAACAAGGTTTTGGCAGATGGAAAGGTCGATGGCAATCTTTCGGCGAAGGCCATAGTTAAAAACCATTATGCCAATACTACCGATTTCAATACCTTGAGCGGTAAAATGCGTATTGATTATTCCGACGGTGAATCGACACAAGGGGTTTCGGTTAGCTTGCGTATGGAAAAGGACAAGGCCATTTGGATGAGTGCCCCCTTGGGCATGGTCAAGGCTTATATTACCCCGGGAAGGGTTACTTTCTACAACAAACTGCAGAACGAGTATTTTGATGGTGATTTTGCTTATTTGAGCAAGTTCTTAGGTACTGAACTCGATTTTGAGCAGGTGCAGAACCTTCTAATGGGCCAGGCCCTTTTTAACCTTAAAGAAGCAAAGTACGATGCTACCGTGGTTAATGGTGATTATCAGTTGAAGCCTAAAAAAGCCATGGAATTGTTCAAGGTCGTTTTTCAGATAGAACCGAAAAACTTTAAGATGGCCTCACAACAGCTCTCGCAACCCTTAAAGAAAAGATTGCTGCAGGTCAACTATACCGATTATCAAAAAATAGGAAAATATATTCTTCCCCAACGTATTGCCGTTGCGGCCATAGAGGGTGCCGACCGAAATACGGTAGATATCGAATATCGCAATATCGAATTTGACCAACCCATGAACTTTCCATATAAAATACCGAAAGGTTTTAAAGAAATCACACTAACTGACGATGCGCGGTAA
- the atpB gene encoding F0F1 ATP synthase subunit A — protein MKEVSKMIRTLVLLCTLCISLQGFAFSEGGDQGAVDTKDEVGEYIQHHIKDAHDFHLFSYTSDNGERKHVGFPLPVILWSSNGLVTFMSSEFHHDDAGKVVVEKGGSKFVKLHSKIYELNPGASEVQFDEHHHAKNAAKVLDFSITKSVFGILLVGLLMLWGFSSLAKQYASKKVPTGFGRVLEPLVIYVRDEIAKPNIGEKKYRKFTGYLLTVFFFIWILNLLGLTPLGFNVTGQLAVTAALAIFTLVIYTFSGNKDYWMHMLWMPGVPVLIRPVLAIIELAGAFLIKPFSLLVRLFANISAGHIVVMSLIAIMFTLKESLGVVGATGLSLVLSFFITLIEVLVAFLQAYIFTMLSALFIGMAVAEHDHDHEHDATGHEIPDAEDVRGDFI, from the coding sequence ATGAAGGAAGTTTCAAAAATGATCAGAACACTAGTATTACTTTGTACACTATGCATTTCTCTTCAGGGTTTTGCATTCTCCGAGGGAGGTGATCAAGGAGCGGTAGACACAAAAGATGAGGTAGGTGAATATATCCAACACCACATTAAAGACGCTCATGACTTTCACTTGTTTTCATACACAAGTGATAATGGGGAGCGTAAGCACGTTGGTTTTCCTTTGCCGGTCATCCTTTGGTCGAGCAACGGATTGGTAACTTTCATGTCTTCTGAATTTCATCATGACGATGCCGGTAAGGTCGTTGTCGAGAAAGGTGGTTCTAAATTTGTAAAACTTCACAGTAAAATATATGAACTGAACCCAGGAGCTTCCGAAGTTCAGTTTGATGAGCATCACCATGCGAAAAATGCCGCCAAAGTCCTTGACTTTTCAATAACCAAAAGTGTTTTTGGAATATTGTTGGTGGGTCTTCTTATGCTTTGGGGATTCTCTTCATTGGCAAAACAATACGCCAGTAAAAAAGTACCTACCGGTTTTGGTAGGGTATTGGAGCCATTGGTAATCTATGTTAGGGATGAGATCGCCAAGCCGAACATCGGCGAGAAAAAATATCGCAAATTCACAGGTTACCTGTTGACCGTGTTTTTCTTTATATGGATCTTGAACCTTTTAGGTTTGACGCCATTAGGTTTTAACGTAACGGGCCAGTTGGCCGTAACCGCTGCCTTGGCAATTTTTACTTTGGTCATTTATACCTTTAGCGGAAACAAGGATTACTGGATGCACATGTTGTGGATGCCAGGGGTTCCTGTTTTGATCAGACCGGTTCTTGCGATTATAGAACTGGCCGGTGCTTTTTTGATCAAGCCGTTTTCATTGTTGGTACGTTTGTTCGCGAACATATCTGCAGGTCACATTGTAGTAATGAGTTTGATCGCCATCATGTTTACGCTTAAGGAAAGCTTAGGTGTAGTCGGGGCAACAGGGCTATCATTGGTGTTGTCGTTTTTCATTACGCTTATTGAAGTATTGGTCGCCTTTTTACAGGCCTATATTTTTACTATGTTGTCAGCCTTGTTTATTGGTATGGCCGTTGCTGAGCACGATCACGATCATGAGCACGATGCTACAGGACATGAGATTCCAGACGCGGAAGACGTTCGAGGGGATTTCATCTAA
- the atpE gene encoding ATP synthase F0 subunit C, with protein sequence MYNLIGAGLIVIGAGIGLGQIGGKAMEGIARQPEATGKIQTAMIIIAALLEGLAFGALFLGK encoded by the coding sequence ATGTACAACTTAATTGGAGCTGGTTTAATCGTAATCGGAGCAGGTATCGGTCTTGGTCAAATTGGTGGTAAAGCAATGGAAGGTATTGCCCGTCAGCCAGAAGCAACCGGAAAAATACAAACTGCGATGATTATCATTGCTGCACTTTTAGAAGGTTTGGCATTCGGTGCCTTGTTCTTAGGAAAATAA
- the atpA gene encoding F0F1 ATP synthase subunit alpha gives MAGVKAAEVSAILKKQLSGFEATATLDEVGTVLQVGDGIARVYGLSNAQYGELVEFEGGLEGIVLNLEEDNVGVVLLGHSKAIGEGATVKRTQRIASIKVGEGIVGRVVDTLGTPIDGKGPIAGETYEMPLERKAPGVIFREPVTEPMQSGIKAIDAMIPVGRGQRELVIGDRQTGKTTVCIDTILNQKEFYDAGEPVYCIYVAIGQKASTVAAIAQTLEDKGAMAYTTIVAANASDPAPMQVYAPFAGASIGEYFRDTGRPALIIYDDLSKQAVAYREVSLLLRRPPGREAYPGDVFYLHSRLLERAAKVINDDKIAQNMNDLPDVLKPMVKGGGSLTALPIIETQAGDVSAYIPTNVISITDGQIFLEQDLFNQGVRPAINVGISVSRVGGNAQIKSMKKVAGTLKLDQAQFRELEAFAKFGSDLDAATLNVIEKGRRNVEILKQAQNDPYTVENQIAIIYAGSKNLLRDVPVEKVKEFERDYLEFLNAKHRDVLDTLKSGKLTDEVTDTLTAVAKDLSGKYKS, from the coding sequence ATGGCAGGAGTAAAAGCCGCTGAGGTATCAGCAATTTTAAAGAAACAATTATCAGGATTTGAAGCCACCGCCACATTGGACGAGGTGGGAACAGTACTACAGGTTGGTGATGGTATCGCCAGGGTCTACGGTCTATCAAACGCCCAATACGGCGAATTGGTGGAATTCGAAGGCGGCCTTGAAGGAATTGTTCTTAACCTTGAAGAAGATAACGTTGGTGTGGTGCTCTTAGGACACTCCAAGGCTATTGGAGAAGGTGCTACCGTAAAACGTACACAACGAATTGCTTCTATCAAAGTAGGTGAAGGTATCGTTGGCCGTGTGGTAGATACCCTAGGTACTCCTATAGACGGTAAGGGACCTATCGCTGGTGAAACTTACGAAATGCCATTGGAGCGTAAGGCACCCGGTGTTATCTTTAGGGAGCCGGTAACCGAGCCTATGCAATCCGGTATTAAGGCAATCGATGCCATGATCCCTGTGGGACGTGGTCAAAGGGAGCTTGTAATTGGTGACCGTCAAACAGGTAAGACTACCGTTTGTATCGATACCATTTTGAACCAAAAAGAATTTTACGATGCTGGTGAACCAGTATATTGTATCTATGTTGCTATTGGCCAAAAAGCTTCTACCGTTGCTGCAATTGCGCAAACTTTAGAAGATAAAGGGGCCATGGCATATACTACCATTGTTGCCGCGAATGCTTCCGACCCTGCGCCAATGCAGGTTTATGCTCCTTTTGCAGGTGCATCTATCGGTGAGTATTTCCGTGACACTGGCCGTCCTGCTTTGATCATCTATGATGATTTGTCAAAACAGGCCGTAGCCTACCGTGAGGTATCCCTTCTTTTGAGAAGACCACCAGGACGTGAGGCTTACCCAGGTGACGTTTTCTACCTTCACTCTAGATTGTTGGAGCGTGCCGCTAAGGTCATCAACGATGATAAGATCGCGCAGAACATGAACGATTTACCTGATGTGTTGAAGCCCATGGTAAAAGGTGGTGGTTCTTTAACGGCCCTTCCTATTATCGAAACCCAGGCAGGTGACGTTTCTGCCTATATTCCTACGAATGTAATCTCGATTACCGACGGACAGATTTTCTTGGAGCAAGATTTATTCAACCAAGGGGTAAGACCAGCGATCAACGTGGGTATTTCGGTATCTCGTGTGGGTGGTAATGCGCAGATCAAATCAATGAAAAAGGTGGCAGGTACATTGAAATTGGATCAAGCCCAGTTCCGTGAATTGGAAGCTTTTGCCAAGTTCGGTTCCGATTTGGACGCCGCTACGTTGAACGTTATTGAAAAAGGACGTCGTAACGTTGAGATCTTGAAGCAGGCCCAAAACGATCCTTATACCGTTGAAAACCAAATCGCGATCATCTATGCAGGTTCTAAAAACTTGTTACGTGATGTTCCCGTAGAAAAGGTAAAGGAATTCGAAAGGGATTATTTGGAATTCTTGAACGCTAAGCACAGGGATGTATTGGATACCTTAAAGTCCGGTAAACTTACCGATGAGGTAACCGATACCTTGACTGCTGTGGCCAAAGACCTTTCTGGTAAATATAAGAGTTAA
- a CDS encoding tetratricopeptide repeat protein, whose protein sequence is MKTRQLILLFVGGFFWVSLLAYAQETPTIDENQSAEVFLEDYSDDFQEKFFEALKQKGIENYDRAINLMLECKQLDAENDVVDHELAKLYLKEKQYPVAEEYALAALLARPDNPWYVDTYVDIALKQQKSVDSSREQLPFDNVKFKENLALIFFRKGRAKEAQSVLKETPKSSFTQQLSIKVADLIEAQEAAASKSSFTFSNDGGSESGSFEQYRSRIQGMLQTKNYLALDRVAAEALESYPSQPYFYYAQGLALNRKGRAREAIETLEAGLDYLVGDISLANKFYQELSDAYNSINNSVKANMYLRKIKSGF, encoded by the coding sequence ATGAAAACGAGACAGCTTATATTGCTATTTGTAGGGGGATTTTTTTGGGTCTCCCTATTGGCGTATGCCCAAGAAACGCCCACTATAGATGAAAACCAGAGTGCCGAAGTTTTTTTGGAGGATTATTCGGACGACTTTCAAGAGAAATTTTTTGAAGCCCTGAAGCAAAAGGGTATCGAGAACTATGATAGGGCCATTAATCTCATGCTCGAGTGCAAACAGCTCGACGCCGAAAACGATGTGGTAGACCATGAGCTCGCAAAGCTCTATTTAAAGGAAAAACAATATCCTGTGGCCGAAGAGTATGCCTTGGCCGCACTTTTGGCCCGGCCCGACAATCCTTGGTATGTCGATACTTACGTTGATATCGCGTTGAAGCAGCAAAAATCCGTAGATTCCTCAAGGGAGCAATTGCCTTTTGACAATGTAAAATTTAAGGAAAACCTCGCCCTGATTTTCTTCAGGAAGGGAAGGGCCAAGGAGGCACAGTCCGTTTTAAAGGAAACACCTAAGTCTAGTTTTACCCAACAGCTTTCCATAAAAGTGGCCGATTTAATCGAGGCACAGGAAGCCGCGGCCAGCAAAAGTTCCTTTACCTTCTCCAATGACGGCGGTTCTGAATCGGGGTCTTTTGAGCAATATAGAAGCCGTATTCAAGGAATGCTTCAAACCAAGAATTACCTCGCCTTAGACCGGGTTGCGGCCGAAGCCTTGGAAAGTTATCCTTCGCAACCTTATTTTTATTACGCCCAAGGACTTGCCCTAAACAGGAAAGGAAGGGCACGCGAAGCCATTGAAACGCTTGAAGCGGGACTTGATTACTTGGTGGGCGATATCTCCCTGGCCAACAAATTTTATCAAGAGCTGTCCGATGCTTATAATTCCATTAACAATTCAGTCAAGGCAAATATGTATCTTCGTAAGATAAAATCCGGGTTTTAA
- a CDS encoding aldo/keto reductase encodes MKKITDLQGTFALNNGVEIPYLGLGTYLADNDQDVVDAVKTALNLGYRHIDTAAIYKNEEGVGKGIRQSNVAREEVFLVSKVWNADQGYESTLKAFEASLERLGVEYLDLYLIHWPVAGKYKDTWRAMEKLYREKRIRAIGVSNFLRHHLEDLLETAEIVPMVNQMEFHPYLVQQDLIDFCNDKGVQYESWSPFMHGKVFDAKSDVFDGLTGKYNKSIAQIILRYNLQKGIVVIPKSIHENRIKSNADIFDFELTHSDINYLDSLDKGERTGPDPDNFDF; translated from the coding sequence ATGAAGAAGATAACAGACTTACAGGGCACATTTGCATTAAACAATGGGGTAGAAATCCCTTATTTAGGCTTGGGAACGTATTTGGCCGATAATGACCAAGATGTGGTTGATGCGGTTAAAACGGCTTTGAACCTGGGTTATAGACATATTGATACTGCCGCAATATATAAAAATGAAGAGGGGGTTGGCAAGGGAATTCGGCAAAGTAATGTCGCGCGCGAAGAGGTGTTCTTGGTGTCTAAGGTATGGAATGCCGATCAGGGCTATGAAAGCACTTTAAAGGCTTTTGAGGCGAGTTTGGAGCGTCTGGGGGTAGAATACCTCGATTTGTATCTAATTCATTGGCCAGTGGCCGGAAAATACAAGGATACTTGGCGTGCCATGGAGAAGTTGTACCGCGAAAAGCGTATTCGGGCGATCGGTGTGAGCAACTTTTTACGACATCACCTAGAAGACTTGCTTGAAACGGCCGAAATTGTCCCAATGGTCAATCAAATGGAATTCCATCCATATTTGGTGCAACAAGACCTGATCGATTTTTGCAATGACAAGGGGGTTCAGTACGAATCTTGGTCGCCTTTTATGCACGGAAAGGTCTTTGATGCAAAGTCCGATGTCTTTGATGGGCTGACCGGCAAATACAATAAATCCATTGCACAGATTATTTTGCGCTACAATCTACAGAAGGGCATAGTGGTAATTCCGAAATCGATACATGAAAATAGGATCAAGTCCAATGCCGATATTTTCGACTTTGAACTTACTCATTCGGATATCAACTATCTAGATAGTCTCGATAAAGGTGAGCGCACCGGACCCGATCCCGACAATTTCGATTTTTAA